From Shewanella yunxiaonensis, the proteins below share one genomic window:
- the rpmC gene encoding 50S ribosomal protein L29 — MKASELREKSVEELNAELLGLLREQFNLRMQHATGQLAQTHQLKQVRRNIARVKTIITSKAGA; from the coding sequence ATGAAAGCGAGCGAACTGAGAGAAAAAAGCGTTGAAGAACTGAACGCTGAATTGCTTGGTCTGCTGCGTGAGCAGTTTAACCTGCGTATGCAACACGCCACTGGCCAGCTGGCTCAAACTCACCAGCTGAAGCAGGTGCGCCGTAACATTGCGCGCGTTAAGACCATTATTACTTCTAAGGCAGGTGCATAA
- the rpsJ gene encoding 30S ribosomal protein S10: MQNQRIRIRLKGFDHRLIDQSTAEIVETAKRTGAQVRGPIPLPTRKERYTVLISPHVNKDARDQYEIRTHKRLVDIVEPTDKTVDALMRLDLAAGVDVQISLG, translated from the coding sequence ATGCAGAACCAAAGAATCCGTATCCGCTTGAAAGGGTTTGATCATCGTTTGATCGATCAATCCACTGCGGAAATCGTTGAAACTGCTAAACGCACTGGTGCCCAGGTACGTGGTCCTATCCCACTGCCTACGCGCAAAGAGCGTTATACCGTTTTGATCTCTCCGCACGTTAATAAAGATGCTCGTGACCAATACGAAATCCGTACTCACAAGCGTTTGGTTGATATCGTTGAGCCTACTGATAAGACCGTTGACGCGCTCATGCGTCTGGATCTGGCCGCCGGTGTCGACGTTCAGATTAGCTTGGGTTAA
- the rplC gene encoding 50S ribosomal protein L3 produces MAIGLIGRKVGMTRIFTEDGASIPVTVIEVEANRVTQVKTLESDGYRALQVTTGAKKANRVTKPEAGHFAKAGVEAGRGLWEMRLADGEGEGIEVGAELKVEIFADVAKVDVTGQSKGKGFQGGVKRWNFRTQDMTHGNSLSHRSNGSIGQNQTPGRVFKGKKMSGHMGDERVTTQNLDVVRVDVERNLLLVKGAVPGAANGDLIIKPAVKA; encoded by the coding sequence ATGGCTATCGGTCTTATTGGTCGTAAAGTGGGTATGACCCGCATCTTCACTGAAGATGGTGCGTCAATCCCTGTTACTGTAATCGAAGTAGAAGCCAACCGCGTGACCCAGGTAAAAACTCTGGAAAGCGACGGTTATCGCGCACTTCAAGTTACTACTGGTGCCAAGAAAGCCAATCGCGTCACTAAACCAGAAGCTGGCCACTTTGCCAAGGCAGGCGTTGAAGCCGGCCGTGGTTTGTGGGAAATGCGTCTGGCAGACGGTGAAGGCGAAGGCATTGAAGTTGGTGCTGAGCTTAAAGTAGAAATCTTCGCTGACGTAGCGAAAGTAGATGTTACTGGTCAGTCAAAAGGTAAAGGTTTCCAGGGCGGTGTTAAACGCTGGAATTTCCGTACCCAGGACATGACTCACGGTAACTCTTTGTCACACCGGTCTAACGGTTCTATCGGTCAGAACCAGACTCCCGGTCGTGTATTCAAAGGCAAGAAAATGTCAGGCCACATGGGCGACGAGCGCGTGACCACTCAGAATCTGGACGTAGTACGTGTAGATGTTGAGCGTAATCTGCTGCTGGTAAAAGGTGCTGTTCCAGGCGCTGCCAACGGTGATCTGATCATCAAGCCTGCTGTTAAAGCTTAA
- the rpmD gene encoding 50S ribosomal protein L30, with the protein MATKTIKVTQTKSAIGRLPKHKATLTGLGLRRIGHTVELEDTPAIRGMISKVYYMVKVED; encoded by the coding sequence ATGGCTACTAAAACAATTAAAGTAACCCAGACTAAAAGTGCAATCGGTCGTCTGCCGAAGCACAAAGCGACCTTAACTGGTCTCGGTCTGCGTCGTATTGGTCACACTGTAGAACTGGAAGATACTCCAGCAATCCGCGGTATGATCAGTAAGGTCTACTACATGGTAAAGGTGGAGGACTAA
- the rplF gene encoding 50S ribosomal protein L6, with product MSRVAKAPVSIPAGVEVTLKDHSITVKGGKGSLTRVINSAVNVTVDNGHVTFGPVEGYENAWAQAGTARALVNNMVVGVTQGFEKKLKLVGVGYRAKVTGSDLDLTLGFSHPLVHKLPAGVTAECPSQTDIVLKSIDKELVGQVAAEIRGYRPPEPYKGKGVRYDDENVRRKEAKKK from the coding sequence ATGTCTCGTGTAGCAAAAGCACCAGTCTCTATTCCTGCCGGCGTAGAGGTGACTTTAAAAGATCACAGCATTACCGTGAAAGGCGGTAAAGGCAGTCTGACTCGAGTAATCAACAGCGCTGTTAACGTAACCGTTGACAATGGCCATGTGACATTTGGCCCTGTAGAAGGTTACGAAAACGCTTGGGCACAGGCTGGTACAGCCCGCGCCTTGGTCAACAACATGGTTGTTGGTGTAACTCAAGGTTTTGAAAAGAAACTGAAACTGGTAGGTGTAGGTTATCGTGCCAAAGTAACTGGCAGCGACCTGGACCTGACTTTAGGTTTCTCTCATCCACTGGTTCACAAATTGCCAGCAGGCGTTACAGCTGAATGCCCAAGCCAGACTGACATCGTACTGAAAAGTATCGACAAAGAACTGGTAGGTCAGGTTGCGGCTGAAATTCGTGGTTATCGTCCACCAGAGCCTTATAAAGGCAAGGGTGTTCGCTACGATGACGAAAACGTACGCCGTAAAGAGGCTAAGAAGAAGTAA
- the rpsS gene encoding 30S ribosomal protein S19 encodes MPRSLKKGPFIDLHLLKKVEKAVEAGDKKPIKTWSRRSMIIPQMIGLTIAVHNGRQHVPVFVTDEMIGHKLGEFSPTRTYRGHAADKKAKKR; translated from the coding sequence ATGCCACGTTCTCTCAAGAAAGGTCCATTTATCGACCTGCACTTGCTGAAGAAGGTAGAGAAAGCGGTGGAAGCCGGTGACAAAAAGCCTATCAAGACTTGGTCTCGCCGTTCTATGATCATCCCACAAATGATTGGGTTGACCATCGCTGTCCATAATGGTCGTCAGCACGTACCAGTGTTCGTAACTGACGAAATGATCGGCCACAAACTTGGTGAGTTCTCACCAACTCGCACTTATCGCGGCCATGCTGCAGATAAGAAAGCGAAGAAGCGTTAA
- the rplE gene encoding 50S ribosomal protein L5 yields MAKLHDKYKETVIAELTNKFSYSSVMQVPRIEKITLNMGVGEAVADKKIMENAVRDMTAIAGQKPIVTVARKSVAGFKIREGYPIGCKVTLRGERMWEFLERLIDIAIPRIRDFRGLSSKSFDGRGNYAMGVREQIIFPEIDYDKIDKIRGMDIVITTSAKTDEEGRALLNAFNFPFKK; encoded by the coding sequence ATGGCGAAACTGCATGATAAGTACAAAGAGACTGTTATCGCTGAGCTAACTAATAAGTTCAGTTATTCCAGTGTCATGCAAGTCCCTCGGATTGAAAAAATCACCCTGAACATGGGTGTAGGCGAAGCAGTTGCCGACAAAAAAATCATGGAAAATGCTGTCCGTGATATGACTGCTATCGCTGGTCAAAAGCCAATCGTAACTGTTGCTCGCAAATCAGTTGCAGGCTTTAAAATCCGTGAAGGCTACCCTATTGGTTGTAAAGTGACCCTGCGCGGCGAACGTATGTGGGAATTCTTGGAGCGTTTGATTGATATCGCTATTCCCCGTATTCGTGACTTCCGTGGTCTGAGTTCAAAGTCATTTGACGGTCGCGGCAACTACGCTATGGGCGTACGTGAGCAGATCATCTTCCCAGAAATCGATTACGATAAAATCGATAAAATTCGCGGTATGGATATTGTTATCACTACCTCAGCGAAGACTGACGAAGAAGGTCGTGCTTTGTTGAACGCTTTTAACTTCCCATTCAAGAAATAA
- the rplW gene encoding 50S ribosomal protein L23: MIREERILKVILAPHVSEKTTVVAEKNNTVVFRVALTATKAEIKAAVEKLFEVKVEGVRTLVNKGKTKRHGARTGRRSDWKKAYVTLAEGADIDFLGGAE; the protein is encoded by the coding sequence ATGATCCGCGAAGAACGTATTCTGAAAGTTATTCTGGCGCCGCACGTTTCTGAAAAGACTACTGTTGTTGCCGAGAAAAACAACACTGTAGTTTTCCGTGTAGCTCTGACTGCTACAAAAGCAGAAATTAAAGCTGCCGTAGAAAAACTGTTTGAAGTGAAAGTTGAAGGTGTTCGCACTCTGGTCAACAAAGGTAAAACCAAGCGTCACGGTGCCCGTACTGGCCGCCGCAGCGACTGGAAAAAAGCCTATGTGACTCTGGCTGAGGGCGCTGATATCGATTTCCTCGGCGGCGCTGAGTAA
- the rpsN gene encoding 30S ribosomal protein S14, producing MAKQSMKAREVKRAKLVAKYAEKRAALKALIASPATSDEERWDAVLKLQALPRDSSSSRQRNRCNQTGRPHGYLRKFGLSRIKLREATMRGEVPGLRKASW from the coding sequence ATGGCAAAACAATCAATGAAAGCACGTGAAGTAAAGCGTGCCAAACTCGTGGCCAAGTACGCTGAAAAGCGTGCAGCGCTGAAGGCTTTGATCGCAAGCCCAGCTACTTCTGACGAAGAGCGTTGGGACGCTGTCCTGAAGCTGCAAGCTTTACCACGTGATTCCAGCAGTTCGCGTCAACGCAACCGTTGTAATCAAACTGGTCGCCCACATGGTTACCTGCGCAAGTTCGGCCTGAGCCGTATCAAACTGCGTGAAGCCACCATGCGCGGTGAAGTTCCTGGTCTGCGTAAGGCCAGCTGGTAA
- the tuf gene encoding elongation factor Tu, with product MSKAKFERSKPHVNVGTIGHVDHGKTTLTAAITTVLAKTYGGEAKDFAAIDNAPEERERGITINTSHVEYDTPTRHYAHVDCPGHADYVKNMITGAAQMDGAILVVAATDGPMPQTREHILLSRQVGVPYIIVFMNKCDMVDDEELLELVEMEVRELLSEYDFPGDDLPVIQGSALKALEGEAEWEAKIIELAEALDTYIPEPVRDIDHPFLLPIEDVFSISGRGTVVTGRVERGIIRVGDEVEIVGIHDTTKTTCTGVEMFRKLLDEGRAGENVGVLLRGTKRDEVERGQVLAKPGTITPHTKFESEVYVLSKEEGGRHTPFFKGYRPQFYFRTTDVTGTIELPEGVEMVMPGDNIKMVVTLICPIAMDEGLRFAIREGGRTVGAGVVAKIIA from the coding sequence GTGTCTAAAGCTAAATTTGAACGTAGTAAACCCCACGTAAACGTGGGTACCATTGGCCACGTTGACCATGGTAAAACCACTCTGACTGCAGCTATCACAACTGTATTGGCCAAGACCTACGGCGGTGAAGCAAAAGATTTCGCAGCAATTGATAACGCACCAGAAGAGCGTGAACGTGGTATTACCATCAACACCTCACACGTAGAGTACGACACTCCAACTCGTCACTACGCACACGTAGACTGCCCAGGGCACGCTGACTATGTTAAAAACATGATCACCGGTGCTGCGCAGATGGACGGCGCGATCCTGGTAGTAGCTGCGACTGATGGCCCAATGCCACAGACTCGTGAACACATCCTGTTGTCACGTCAGGTAGGCGTACCTTACATCATCGTATTCATGAACAAATGTGACATGGTAGATGATGAAGAGTTGCTGGAACTGGTTGAAATGGAAGTTCGTGAACTGCTGTCTGAATACGACTTCCCAGGTGATGACCTGCCAGTGATCCAGGGTTCAGCGCTGAAAGCCCTGGAAGGTGAAGCCGAGTGGGAAGCGAAGATCATTGAACTGGCCGAAGCGCTGGATACTTACATCCCAGAACCCGTACGTGATATCGACCACCCATTCCTGCTGCCAATCGAAGACGTATTCTCAATCTCCGGTCGTGGTACAGTAGTAACAGGTCGTGTAGAACGCGGTATCATCCGTGTAGGTGACGAAGTAGAAATCGTGGGTATCCACGACACTACTAAGACTACCTGTACTGGTGTAGAAATGTTCCGTAAACTGCTGGACGAAGGTCGTGCCGGTGAAAACGTGGGTGTACTGCTGCGTGGTACTAAACGTGATGAAGTGGAACGTGGTCAAGTACTGGCAAAACCAGGCACAATCACTCCACACACTAAGTTCGAATCAGAAGTCTACGTACTGAGCAAAGAAGAAGGTGGTCGTCATACACCATTCTTCAAAGGCTATCGTCCACAGTTCTACTTCCGTACAACTGACGTAACCGGTACTATCGAACTGCCAGAAGGCGTAGAGATGGTAATGCCAGGCGACAACATCAAGATGGTAGTGACTTTGATCTGCCCAATCGCGATGGACGAAGGTCTGCGTTTTGCGATCCGTGAAGGTGGCCGTACAGTAGGCGCCGGCGTGGTAGCGAAGATCATCGCCTAA
- the rpsQ gene encoding 30S ribosomal protein S17, giving the protein MSEKIRTLQGKVTSNKMDKSITVAVERQVKHPIYGKYVKRTTKIHAHDETNQCNEGDIVTIRECRPLSKTKSWTLVEVVSKA; this is encoded by the coding sequence ATGTCTGAGAAAATCCGTACTTTGCAGGGTAAAGTGACCAGCAACAAAATGGACAAATCCATCACTGTTGCCGTTGAGCGTCAGGTAAAACACCCAATCTACGGTAAGTACGTAAAACGTACTACTAAGATCCATGCACATGATGAAACCAACCAGTGCAATGAAGGCGATATCGTCACTATCCGTGAATGTCGTCCGTTGTCTAAGACCAAGTCTTGGACACTGGTTGAAGTAGTGAGCAAGGCCTAA
- the rplD gene encoding 50S ribosomal protein L4 — translation MELVLKDAQSALEVSETTFGRDFNEALVHQVVVAFAANARQGTRGQKTRAEVHGTAKKPWRQKGTGRARSGDVKSPIWRGGGVTFAAKTQDHGQKVNKKMYRGALKSILSELVRQERLIVVEKFGVEAPKTKELKAKLKEMDLEDVLIVTPEVDENLFLAARNLYKVDVRDVAGIDPVSLIAFDKVLVTADAVKQIEEMLA, via the coding sequence ATGGAATTGGTATTGAAAGACGCGCAGAGCGCTCTTGAAGTTTCCGAAACTACCTTCGGCCGTGACTTTAATGAAGCACTGGTTCATCAGGTAGTTGTAGCATTCGCCGCTAACGCACGTCAGGGCACTCGTGGTCAGAAGACCCGCGCTGAAGTACATGGCACTGCTAAGAAACCATGGCGTCAGAAAGGCACTGGTCGTGCCCGTTCAGGCGACGTGAAAAGCCCTATTTGGCGTGGCGGTGGTGTTACCTTCGCAGCCAAAACCCAAGATCATGGTCAGAAAGTTAACAAGAAGATGTACCGTGGAGCTCTGAAGAGCATCCTGTCTGAACTGGTACGTCAGGAACGTCTGATCGTAGTTGAGAAGTTCGGTGTTGAAGCTCCTAAAACTAAAGAGCTGAAAGCTAAACTGAAAGAAATGGACCTGGAAGATGTGTTGATCGTGACTCCTGAAGTTGACGAGAACCTGTTCCTGGCTGCCCGCAACCTGTACAAGGTTGACGTTCGTGACGTAGCCGGTATTGATCCAGTAAGCCTGATCGCATTCGACAAAGTGCTTGTCACCGCTGATGCTGTGAAGCAAATCGAGGAGATGCTGGCATGA
- the rplR gene encoding 50S ribosomal protein L18 has product MDKKTSRLRRATRTRKKIQELGVNRLVVHRTPRHIYAQVINPEAQVVAAASTVESAVKEQLKYTGNVDAAKAVGKAIAERAIEKGVTVVAFDRSGFKYHGRVAALAEAAREAGLQF; this is encoded by the coding sequence ATGGATAAGAAAACTTCTCGCTTGCGCCGTGCCACTCGCACCCGCAAGAAGATCCAAGAGCTGGGCGTTAACCGTCTGGTTGTACATCGTACACCGCGTCACATTTACGCTCAGGTAATCAACCCTGAAGCTCAGGTGGTTGCTGCTGCGTCTACCGTCGAAAGTGCGGTAAAAGAGCAGCTGAAATATACCGGCAACGTAGATGCGGCAAAGGCAGTAGGCAAAGCTATTGCTGAACGCGCGATCGAGAAAGGTGTCACTGTGGTGGCTTTCGATCGTTCTGGTTTCAAGTATCACGGTCGTGTTGCTGCTCTGGCAGAAGCCGCTCGTGAAGCTGGCCTCCAGTTCTAA
- the rplV gene encoding 50S ribosomal protein L22, translating into MEVLAKHRFARTSPQKARLVADQIRGLPVAKALEILTFSPKKAAVLVKKVLDSAIANAEHNEGADIDELKVGKVFVDEGPTMKRIMPRAKGRADRIMKRTSHITVVVSDR; encoded by the coding sequence ATGGAAGTTTTAGCTAAACATCGCTTTGCCCGTACGTCGCCTCAGAAAGCTCGTCTGGTTGCAGATCAGATCCGCGGTTTGCCAGTGGCAAAAGCGTTGGAAATTCTGACCTTCAGTCCAAAGAAAGCTGCCGTACTGGTCAAGAAAGTATTGGATTCTGCCATTGCTAACGCCGAACACAACGAAGGTGCCGATATCGACGAACTGAAAGTCGGTAAGGTATTTGTTGATGAAGGTCCAACAATGAAACGTATCATGCCACGTGCTAAAGGCCGCGCTGATCGTATCATGAAGCGTACCAGCCACATTACTGTGGTTGTATCAGACCGCTAG
- the rplP gene encoding 50S ribosomal protein L16, whose translation MLQPKRTKFRKMFKGRNRGLANGTDVSFGTFGLKAVGRGRLTARQIEAARRAMTRAVKRQGQIWIRVFPDKPITSKPLEVRMGKGKGNVEYWVCQIQPGKVLYELGGVPEDLAREAFSLAAAKLPIKTTFVTKTVM comes from the coding sequence ATGCTGCAACCTAAACGTACAAAGTTTCGCAAAATGTTCAAAGGCCGCAACCGTGGTCTGGCGAACGGTACCGATGTTAGTTTCGGTACATTTGGTCTGAAAGCCGTAGGCCGTGGACGCCTGACTGCTCGTCAGATTGAAGCTGCGCGTCGTGCAATGACACGTGCTGTTAAGCGTCAGGGTCAAATCTGGATCCGAGTTTTCCCTGACAAACCTATTACCTCTAAGCCTCTTGAAGTGCGTATGGGTAAAGGTAAAGGTAACGTTGAATACTGGGTATGCCAGATTCAGCCAGGCAAGGTTCTCTATGAACTGGGTGGCGTTCCGGAAGATCTGGCCCGCGAAGCATTTTCGCTGGCTGCCGCGAAGCTGCCTATCAAGACTACCTTCGTAACTAAGACGGTGATGTAA
- the rpsH gene encoding 30S ribosomal protein S8 produces MSMQDPIADMLTRIRNGQAANKVSVKMPSAKLKVAIAKVLKEEGYITDYAVADEGNKPELEITLKYFQGKPVVETIQRVSRPGLRIYKGKDELPKVMGGLGVAIVSTSKGLMTDRAARLAGMGGEVICYVA; encoded by the coding sequence ATGAGCATGCAAGATCCTATTGCGGATATGTTAACCCGTATCCGTAACGGCCAAGCTGCTAACAAAGTATCTGTGAAGATGCCTTCCGCTAAGCTGAAAGTTGCGATTGCAAAAGTGCTGAAGGAAGAAGGTTATATCACTGACTACGCCGTAGCAGACGAAGGCAATAAGCCTGAACTGGAAATCACTCTGAAGTATTTCCAGGGCAAACCCGTTGTTGAGACTATCCAGCGCGTAAGCCGTCCTGGTCTTCGTATTTACAAAGGTAAAGACGAATTGCCAAAAGTGATGGGCGGACTGGGTGTCGCAATTGTGTCCACTTCTAAAGGCCTGATGACTGATCGTGCCGCCCGCCTCGCAGGCATGGGTGGTGAGGTTATCTGCTACGTAGCATAA
- the rpsC gene encoding 30S ribosomal protein S3: MGQKVHPNGIRLGITKPWISTWYADKADYAANLQGDWEVRKFLEEKLKAASVSKIVIERPAKSIRVTIHTARPGVVIGKKGEDVEVLRAEVAKIAGAPAQINIAEIRKPELDAKLVADSIAQQLERRVMFRRAMKRAVQNAMRLGAKGIKVEVSGRLGGAEIARSEWYREGRVPLHTLRADIDYATSESHTTYGVIGVKVWVFKGEVLDGIVPQTVEEPKQQPKRKPRGK, encoded by the coding sequence ATGGGACAGAAAGTACATCCTAATGGTATCCGTCTGGGTATCACTAAGCCTTGGATCTCTACCTGGTATGCTGATAAGGCTGATTATGCAGCCAATCTGCAAGGCGACTGGGAAGTGCGTAAGTTTCTCGAAGAGAAACTGAAAGCTGCATCAGTATCCAAGATTGTTATCGAACGCCCAGCGAAAAGCATCCGCGTTACTATTCACACTGCCCGTCCAGGTGTTGTGATTGGTAAGAAGGGTGAGGACGTTGAAGTGTTGCGCGCCGAAGTTGCCAAAATTGCCGGTGCACCAGCGCAGATTAACATCGCTGAGATCCGTAAGCCTGAACTGGACGCCAAACTGGTTGCTGACTCTATCGCTCAGCAGCTGGAACGCCGTGTAATGTTCCGTCGCGCTATGAAGCGTGCGGTACAGAACGCAATGCGTCTGGGTGCTAAAGGTATCAAAGTTGAAGTTAGCGGCCGTTTGGGCGGCGCTGAGATTGCGCGTTCTGAGTGGTATCGTGAAGGTCGCGTACCTTTGCATACACTACGTGCTGACATCGATTACGCTACTTCTGAAAGTCACACTACTTACGGTGTGATTGGTGTGAAAGTCTGGGTCTTCAAAGGTGAAGTTCTGGATGGCATCGTACCGCAGACAGTAGAAGAACCGAAGCAGCAACCTAAGCGCAAACCTCGTGGTAAATAG
- the rplB gene encoding 50S ribosomal protein L2: MAIVKCKPTSPGRRGVVKVVNSDLHKGKPFAGLLAKKSKTGGRNNTGRITTRHIGGGHKQHYRLVDFKRDKDGIVGKVERLEYDPNRTANIALVLYADGERRYILAAKGMQAGDKVVSGAAADIKAGNALPLINIPVGSVVHAVEMKPGKGAQIARSAGAYAQVVARDGAYATLRLRSGEMRKVPVECRATLGEVGNAEHMLRQLGKAGAKRWLGVRPTVRGVVMNPVDHPHGGGEGRSSGGRHPVSPWGVPTKGYKTRSNKRTDKYIVRRRNK, encoded by the coding sequence ATGGCAATTGTTAAGTGTAAGCCAACCTCTCCAGGCCGTCGTGGCGTTGTTAAGGTTGTTAACAGTGACCTGCACAAAGGCAAACCTTTTGCTGGTCTGCTGGCTAAGAAATCTAAAACCGGTGGTCGTAACAACACTGGTCGCATCACTACCCGTCATATCGGTGGTGGTCATAAGCAGCACTATCGTCTGGTTGACTTTAAACGCGACAAAGACGGTATCGTTGGGAAAGTAGAACGTCTGGAATACGATCCAAACCGTACCGCTAATATCGCGCTGGTGCTCTATGCAGATGGCGAACGTCGTTACATCCTGGCTGCTAAAGGCATGCAGGCCGGCGATAAAGTTGTCTCTGGTGCAGCTGCTGACATCAAAGCTGGTAACGCTCTGCCACTGATCAACATTCCAGTAGGTTCTGTTGTTCACGCAGTAGAAATGAAGCCAGGTAAAGGTGCTCAGATTGCTCGTTCAGCTGGTGCATATGCTCAAGTTGTTGCCCGTGATGGTGCTTATGCAACTCTGCGTCTGCGTTCAGGCGAAATGCGTAAAGTACCCGTAGAGTGCCGTGCCACTCTGGGTGAAGTTGGCAACGCAGAACACATGCTGCGTCAGCTGGGTAAAGCCGGTGCTAAACGCTGGTTGGGCGTGCGTCCTACTGTACGTGGTGTTGTAATGAACCCTGTTGACCACCCACACGGTGGTGGTGAAGGTCGTTCTTCTGGTGGTCGTCATCCAGTATCACCATGGGGCGTACCAACCAAGGGTTACAAGACTCGTAGCAACAAGCGCACTGACAAGTACATTGTACGTCGTCGTAACAAGTAA
- the rplN gene encoding 50S ribosomal protein L14 encodes MIQMQSTLDVACNSGARRVQCIKVLGGSHRRYAGIGDIIKVSVKEAIPRAKAKKGDVYNAVVVRTKKGVRRPDGSVIRFDRNAAVLLNNNLQPIGTRIFGPVTRELRSEQFMKIVSLAPEVL; translated from the coding sequence ATGATCCAAATGCAATCAACTCTGGATGTCGCATGTAACAGCGGCGCTCGCAGAGTTCAGTGTATTAAGGTCTTGGGTGGCTCTCATCGTCGTTATGCCGGTATCGGCGACATCATCAAAGTTTCTGTAAAGGAAGCAATTCCTCGCGCTAAAGCGAAGAAAGGTGATGTGTATAACGCGGTGGTAGTCCGTACTAAGAAAGGCGTACGTCGTCCAGACGGTTCTGTCATTCGCTTCGATCGGAATGCAGCTGTTCTTTTGAACAACAACCTGCAGCCGATTGGTACTCGTATCTTTGGACCTGTGACACGTGAACTGCGCTCCGAGCAATTCATGAAGATTGTGTCGCTGGCACCAGAAGTACTGTAA
- the rpsE gene encoding 30S ribosomal protein S5 produces MAKVETQQKDDLQEKLIAVNRVSKVVKGGRIFSFTALTVVGDGNGKVGFGYGKAREVPAAIQKAMEKARRSMVNVELHEGTLHHPVKGRHSGSRVYMQPASEGTGIIAGGAMRAVLEVAGVHNVLSKAYGSTNPINIVRATVDALVNMKSPAQIAAKRGLNVDEIRG; encoded by the coding sequence ATGGCTAAAGTAGAAACTCAGCAGAAAGACGATCTGCAAGAAAAGCTGATTGCAGTCAATCGTGTTTCTAAAGTAGTTAAAGGTGGTCGTATCTTCAGTTTTACCGCACTGACAGTAGTGGGTGACGGTAACGGTAAGGTCGGCTTCGGCTACGGTAAAGCGCGCGAAGTTCCAGCTGCTATTCAAAAAGCAATGGAAAAAGCCCGTCGCAGCATGGTTAACGTTGAACTGCACGAAGGCACTCTGCACCATCCGGTGAAGGGACGTCATTCAGGTTCACGTGTTTATATGCAACCAGCTTCAGAGGGTACCGGTATTATCGCCGGTGGCGCGATGCGTGCTGTATTGGAAGTAGCAGGCGTTCATAACGTTCTGTCAAAAGCATACGGCTCTACTAACCCGATCAACATCGTTCGTGCAACTGTAGATGCGCTGGTGAATATGAAATCACCTGCTCAGATCGCAGCTAAGCGTGGCCTGAATGTTGACGAAATTCGGGGGTAA
- the rplX gene encoding 50S ribosomal protein L24, with protein sequence MAAKIRREDEVVVLAGKDKGKRGKVTQVLPTGKLIVEGVNVIKKHQKPNPQLGVIGGIVEKEAPIQASNVAIFNPATGKGDRVGFRFEDGKKVRFFKSNSELVK encoded by the coding sequence ATGGCAGCAAAAATCCGTCGTGAAGACGAAGTAGTCGTACTGGCCGGTAAAGACAAGGGTAAACGCGGTAAAGTTACCCAGGTTCTGCCTACTGGTAAGTTGATTGTTGAAGGCGTTAACGTCATCAAGAAACATCAGAAGCCTAACCCTCAGTTGGGTGTTATTGGTGGTATTGTTGAAAAAGAAGCGCCGATTCAAGCATCTAATGTTGCGATCTTTAACCCTGCTACTGGCAAGGGAGATCGTGTTGGTTTCCGATTTGAAGACGGTAAGAAAGTCCGTTTCTTTAAATCGAATAGTGAACTCGTTAAGTAA